DNA from Leucobacter aridicollis:
CCTGGTTTCCGGGTCGTGCAGCTCGCGGCCGAGGCCGGCGTGCAGGTGAGCGCGATCCCGGGCCCGTCGGCGGTGATCACGGCGCTCGCCGTCTCCGGGCTGCCGACGGATCGGTTCGCGTTCGAGGGGTTTCTCCCGCGCAAGGCTGGCGAGCGCGGGCGGCTGCTGCGTGATCTCGCGGGCGAGCGCCGCACGCTCGTGTTCTTCGAGTCGCCCTCCCGGCTCGCGACGTCGCTCGCCGATCTCGCCGACGCGTTTGGCGCGGATCGGCCGGCGGCCGTGTGCCGCGAGCTGACGAAGCTGTACGAAGAGGTGAAGCGCGGCGGGCTCGCGGAACTCACCGAGTGGGCGAAGGCCGGGGTGCGCGGCGAGATCGTCGTCGTTGTCGGGGGAGCCACGGCGGCTGCCACATCGCCGGAAGACGCGCTGGCGGAGGTGCTCGAGCGCGTCGCGGCGGGGGATCGGTTGAAGGACGTGACCCGTGAGGTCGCGGAGGCCTCCGGGCTGTCGAGCAAGGAGCTGTACGCGGCTGCGCTGGCGGCGAAGCGCGGGTAGGGGCGGGCCACCCGCGTTCGCGCCGAACCCGTCGGCCGGGCCTCCCGCGTTCGCGCAGTAACCATGGGATCTGCAATACGAATGCACTGGTCCAGCGGTGCGGGGATATCTCCCGCAGATCGCATATCCTCGGGCTGCTCGGTGATCGACTCCGGCGTGCTCACAGCTAGAAAGCGGCGCGATAGCGCACACTTGAAGTACATTTAACCCGTCTGATCCCATCGACGAGAACAGGATCCCCGTGAAACTCTCCCGCCTCTTTATTCCGACCGCCATCGTTGGCGCGCTGCTGCTCTCGGGCTGTTCGACAGGTAGCGACACTGTCATTAGCAAGGACGCGAGCGGTGAGGCCTGCGCCCCGGCCGGCGCCGCGAGCAAGTCGGTGAAGGTGACGGGTGACGTTGGCGGCGAGATCACGCTCACCTCGAAGACCCCGATCGAGGCCGGCGACAAGATCGAGCGCACGGTGCTCAAGAACGGCGAGGCGAAGCCGTTCGCCGAGGGCCAGGTTGCGACCGGGAACTACACGATCTTCAACGGCAAGACCGGCGAGGTCATCAACGTCGCGCCCGACATGAAGTTCCCGAACGAGGCTGACCAGTTCGCAGACGCGAAGTGGGCCTACGAGGCTGTTCGCTGCGGGTCGGTCGGGCAGCGCACCGTCATCGTGTCGTCGGTCGCCGACGCGCTTGGCGACGTGGATCCCGCGGAGCGGGGCTTCACCGGCCTCTCGAAGACCGACGCGTTCGTCTTCGTGTTCGACTTCACTGAGGCTGCCGAGGTCTGCGACGATCCGAAGCCGCGCGACGAGAAGTACCCCGAGGTCGACATGGGCGACGGCAAGACCGAGCCGACGATCACGATTCCGAGCTGCATGGAGGCGCCCGCCGAGCTTGAGCTTAAGGTCCTCGAGGAGGGCGACGGCCCCGTCGTCGCCGACAACGAGAAGATCATGACGAACTACGTCGGCGTCGACTGGAACGGCGCGGAGCGCTTCGACGGCAACTGGAGCGAGACCGGGATCGAGTTCTCGACCGCCGAGGGCGCACTCGTCGAGGGCTTCCGGCAGGCGATGATCGGCCAGAAGGTTGGCTCCACGATCCTCGTCACGATGCCCTCGGAGATGGGCTACAACGACGGCATGACCCGCACCTTCGTGCTGCAGCTGGTCTCGAAGGTCGAATAACCTAGCCGGCCCTGAATAGCGGGTCGCAAGTCGCAACCCACAGCGCGCCTCAGGCAGAATAGTCTGCATGAGGCGCGTTGTGATTTTGGGGTCCACCGGTTCGATCGGCGAGCAGGCGCTCGACGTCATCAGTCGCCATCCCGACAAGTTTGAGGTCGTCGCGCTCGGAACCGGGCGCAACGCCGAACGGCTCGCCGAGCAGGCAACGGAGTTTGGCGTCGAGCACACGGGGCTTGGCGTGGACGCGGCCGTGCAGCTCGCGCGCGACGTCGACGCCGACGTCGTGCTCAACGGCATCACGGGCTCCGTTGGCCTTGCGCCGACGATCGCCGCGCTTGAGGCGGGGCGGACGCTCGCGCTCGCGAACAAGGAGTCGCTCATCGTCGGCGGCGACCTGGTGAAGCGGCTCGCGAAGCCCGGCCAGATCGTGCCCGTCGACTCCGAGCACTCGGCCATCGCGCAGGCGCTCCGCTCTGGCACCCACGAGGAGGTGCGTCGGCTCGTGCTCACCGCATCAGGTGGGCCGTTCCGCGGTCGCACTCGCGACGAGTTGCACGGCGTCACGCCGCAGCAGGCGCTCGCGCACCCGACGTGGGACATGGGCAGGGTCATCACGACGAACTCCGCGACGCTCGTGAACAAGGGGCTCGAGGTCATCGAGGCGCACCTCTTGTTCGACGTTCCCTACGACCAGATTGACATCGTCGTGCACCCACAGTCGATCGTGCATTCGATGGTGGAATTCATCGACGGATCGACGATCGCCCAGGCGTCGCCGCCCGACATGCGGCTGCCGATCGCGCTCGGCCTCGGGTGGCCGGACCGGCTCTCGAACATCGGGGTCCCGCTCGATTGGACGAAGGCGGCAACCTGGGAATTTGAGCCGGTCGACAACGACGCGTTCCCGGCGCTGAACCTCGCGAAACAGGTGGGGGCTGCGAAGGGCACCTTCCCCGCAGTGTTCAACGCCGCAAACGAGGAGGCCGTCGACGCGTTCCACGACGGGAAAATCTCTTTCACGGGTATCGTCGATGCGGTGCGCGAGGTCGTCGACAGGCACGACGGGCCTGCGGAACTCACGCTGGAGAGCCTCGCCGAGGCCGAGCGCTGGGCGCGGGCCGAGGCGCATCGGGTGTTCGCCTGACGCGAGCCCGGAGCGCCGCCTAGCCCGCTGCACACTCCGGATACAGAGTCACCCCTATGCGGCCACCCTGGTTACTCATAGACTGAGTCGAGCTTGGGCACGGTCGCGCAGTCGCGGCCGTGCACGTTACTCGGGGGAGAGACATGCGAACGCGCGCGGGGAAGAGCCGAAACCACGGTCACCGGATCGACGGGAGCGTTCGCACTCGTGAATCGCGGCGCAGCCGGTCCCACGCACGGGCGTGGCGGTCGCTCTCGTTCGTGACCGCGGCTGTCCTCGCAGCGAGTGGGCTCACCGTCACCGGCGCGCTGTCCGCGCCCACACCGGCCAGCGCGGAGTCGCAGCCGACGAACACGCGAGTGATGTCGCCGCAGGTGTGGCACGTCTACGTGAAGGCCGGCGAGCAACTCCGCGTCGATTTCCGAAACCACTCGAACGTGGCCGGCAGCACCGCCGACAATCAGCGCGTACGAGTCATCTCCCCGGACGGGGCGGTGGCGAAGGACTGCACCGACCTCGCCGCAATGGGGAGCGTGTGCGAGTATCTCTCGCCGGCTCAGGCGGCTGACGGGGTCTGGGCGGTCGAAACCTACCGCGCCGACGGCAGCACCAAGCAGGCCCGGAACCGCTTGACCTGGACCATCGAACCCATCGCCGCCACCGGAACGCCCGTGCCAGGGCGCGTCTGGTCCGAGGGGTACCAGATGGAGGACATGGCGACGCTCCCCGAACTGAGCTTCTGGGTGCAAACCGAGTACGGCTACAGCTACCGCATGGACCTGCGCGGGTACCGCGGCGTGAACTCGGCCCTCTTCGCCAACGCCTTTGGCAACGTGGACGGTGCTTCCTGTGGATCCGTCTACCAGTCACTCGGGTTCCCGAACAACCCGTCTCCCCGCGGATACGCTCCGGTCAACGAGGTGCCGGGGTGTGCAGGCTACGAACCATACAAGCTCTTCTTCTCCGAACCGGCCGCCGACCTCCCCGCGCGAGTCGCACTCCCCGGGGGCGACACGACCTGGCTGATCGCCGACCAGGTGGAGCCAACCGTGTCTCGACTCGAGTTCGCGCGCAGCGATGCCCAGTTGGGTGCGAGGGCCGGCACCGTGAGCATCGCGGCGACGGAGTACGAGGGCAACGTGTCGTTGCTGATCGACACCGATGGCGACGGGACGTTCGATGGGCCCAGCGACCGGACGGAGACCGTCGCCCTCGTCGACCCTGGCAACAGTGGCGTGGCGAGCGCAGAGTACGCGTTCGACGGGCTCGACGCCCGCGGCGAGGTCATCCCTGATTCGACTCCGGTCGCGTTCCGCGTCGCGATCACGCGATATGCCGAGGTTCACTTCACGCTCTCCGACGTGGAGATTCTTGAGGGCGGCATCGAGATCACCCGGCTCAACGGGCCTGCGGCAGGCCGGGACAGGCTGTTCTGGAACGATACGCCGCTCACCGACGAAGCGTGGGATGGGCAGGCGAACCAAAAATGCGGATCGGTGCCGACGCCCCTGGAGACCGACGCCGCAAACGGCGTACCGAGCGCTGGCGGCGTGCACGGGTGGAACGCCGAGGGCTGCGACAACATCAACGGCAGCGCCGCATATCCCGGTGGCCCGTGGGGCAACAACCGGCACCTGGACCACTGGGCCTACGTCGACGTCGCGGACGACGACGCCGTGACGCGCACGATCGCGGTGCCGGGCGTCGAGATCACGAAGGCGGCCTCGGCGAGTTCTGAGCCGCTGGAGGCTGGCGGCACGGTCGACTACACCGTCACCGCGCGCGCGGTGCCGTACGCGCACGAGGCGGAGCTCTCGGAGCCGCAGACGCATTGGGGCGGGCGTGTGAGCGACGATCTCACTGGCGTGCTCGACGACGCGACGCTCACGGCCGGGCTCGACACGACGATTGGCGGGACCGCCCCCGCGTCGCCACTGCAGCCAGCGGACTGGCAGGCAGGCAGCGACACCCTCTGGACCTGGGCAGGCGACGGGGTGCCGCTCGCCGACGAGGTTGCAGTGACGTACGCTGCGACGCTGAACGCCTTCGAAGGGGGAGCCCCCACCGGAGACGGTCACGTGCTCAACGTCGCGTTCACCCACCCCGGACTTGAGGCGCCGCCCTTCCCCGAGGATTGCGTGGCGAAGAACAGCGAAACGTGTCAGACAACCGAGCAGCTCGTCGCTGCACTCCAGGCTGCGAAACAGGCCGATCCGATTCGAGAGACGCCGGTCACACCGGGGAGACACTCACCTACAGCCTCGAGTTCGTGAACGAGGGCACGGCCGTCGCCGAGATCGACGCGACGGATCACCTTGCTGGCCTCCTCGACGACGCTGGCGACGTGCGGATTCTCGACGTGGCCGTCACGCCCTCCAACCGCGTCGTGATGGCCGAGGTCGTCGGCGAGACGATCCGCGTGACCGGTGAGATCGAGCCCGGCGATACCGCGGTCGTCACCTATGAGGCCGTCGTCGCGGACGCCGGGGCCGGCGATGGCCCGCTCGAGAACTATCTCGTGCGCGGCGACGCCGAACCGCCCGCCGCCTGCGACGACGGCAACCTGCTCTGCACGGTCCATTTTGTTCCCCAGGTCGCGATTGAGAAGAGCTTCGACAGGCAGAGCTGGCGAGACCTTGACGGTTCAGGCACCGTGAGTATCGGTGATCAGCTCAGCTTCGGGTTCACGGTCACGAACACCGGACGAACGACGCTCAGCCCGGTCACCGTGACCGACCCGATGCTCGCCGAGGCTGGTGTCACGGTCGTTTGCGACGCGTCGCGCCTCGCGCCGGGCGCGCAGACGAGCTGCGCCCAGAACCGCGCCTATGTCGTCAGCGCTGACGATGTCGAAGCCGGCAAGATCGTGAACGTCGCGACCGCAACGGGCGGGCACGCCGGCCCGGCGGGCACGGTGCACGCCGAATCGAACACCGTCGAGGTGCCGATTGTGCCTGTCGAGTCCGGCCTCACGCTCGTGAAACGGCTCGACAAGTCCGTGCACCAGACGGGCGTCGAGGACGTGAACGGGAACGGCCTGCCAGACGAGGGCGATCTCGTGTGGTTCGCCTTCACGCTGGAAAACACGGGGGACACCATCGTCCGCGACCCGCGCATCGTCGACGAACTCCTCGATGAGGCTGGCATTGCGATCGAGTGTGGTGCCGACCTGATCGCTCCGGGGGCAACGCTCGACTGCGCTGCGGTCGCCGGGTACGCGATCACCGCGGCCGACGTCGAGAACGAACGCGTCGTGAACACGGCGAGCGCACTCGGGCAGGCCTCGACCGGAGCCGTGATCGCCCCAGACGCGACGATCACGGTGCCAGTGGTTGAGCCTGCGCCCGGGCTCGCGATCAAGAAATCCCTTAACTCAGCCAAGGGCGAGGGCGGAATCGAGGACCTCGATCTCAGCGGAACGAACAGTCCGGGCGATCTCGTCTGGTACGCGTTTGACGTGACGAACACGGGCAACGTTGCGGTCGCGGACCTGCGCGTTGTCGACGGGCTGCTGGCAGATGCGGGCATCACCGTGAGCTGTGAATCCGCAGACCTGGCGCCCGGTGCCGAGACCCGCTGCGTGGCAGACGCAGGGCTCGCGATGACGCCCGACGATGCCGCGAACGGCAAGCTCACGAACACCGCGACGGCGGCGGCGACGGCGCCTGGCGGCGACACCGTGGCCGCCAAAGAGTCGGTGCACGAGCTCCCCGTCGTTCCCGCACGCGTCTCGCTCGCGATCGACAAGGCGCTGAACGACGCGGAAGGTGCCGGAGGGATCACCGACAGCAACGGGAACGGGTTGATCGACGCGGGAGACCTCGTCTGGTACGCGTTCACCGTGTCGAACACGGGCGAGGTGCCGCTGTCGGCCGTGAGCATTAGCGACGCCAAGCTGCCTGGAGACGGCCAGATCACGTGTGCGGCGACGTCGCTGGCGCCTGGCGCAGAGACGAGCTGCGTCGCCACCGAGGGCGTCGCCATCACTGCGGAGGAGGCGACGTCAGGAGTTGCGACGAACACCGCGACGGCGAGCGCGGCCACGGCCGCTGGAGTCTCGGTCGAATCGCTGCCGTCGACCGTTGACGTGCCGACCGCGGTCGCCGAACCGAGCCTGTTCGCGCAGAAGCATCTCGCGGGATGGTCGGACCTCGACGGCAGCGGGACGCTGAGCCGCGGCGACACGTTGGACTACGAGTTCACCGTGTGGAACGACGGCAATACTCCTCTCAGCGCACTGTCAGTGGAAGACCACCTGCTTGCCGATGCCGGGATTGGCGTGACGTGCGCCGCGGTCGAGCTTGCCCCTGGCGCCCACATGACGTGTGCCGCCGACGCCGGGTACCCGGTCTCGGCGTCTGAGGCCGCGGCGGGGGAGGTCGTGAACACTGCGGTCGCGGTTGGCGCCGCTGGCGAGGCCGGCGAGATCCGCTCGCCCGAGACTGCCCTCGTGACACCGGTCGCCCCCGTGCACCCGGCGCTCGCGCTGATCAAACGGCTCAACACCGATGCGCCGGGCGGGGGCACCGAGGACGTGAACGGTGACGGGCTCGTGAACGCGGGCGACGCGATCTGGTACGCATTCGAGGTTGTGAACCAAGGGGATCTGCCGCTCACCGCCGTGGCGCTCGAGGACGCCCTGCTAACGGGGGCCGGCGTCGAAGTGTCCTGCGAGGTCGCCGATCCGCTGCTGCCGCATGCAGTCGCGAGGTGCACAGCTGACGCAGGCTACGAGGTGACCCTCGACGACGAAGCCGCTGGGCGGGTCCACAACACCGCGCGCGTCACCGGTGAGACGCTGCTCGGCGACGCGGTGGCGTCCCCGACGGCGGCGCACACCACGTGGCTCACGGTCGCGCGGCCGGGCATTGCGATCGAGAAGCGGCTCGACCGCACCGAGGATCTCGACAGCTCGGGCATGGTGACCGCCGGCGATCTTCTCTGGTACGGCTTCACCGTCACCAACATCGGAAACGTGCCGCTCAGCGCGGTGGCGGTCGACGATCCGCTCCTGGCGGAGGCCGGCGTTGACGTGACCTGCGCTGCCGGCGAGCTCGCGCCGGGGGCGACCGTTGAGTGCGCTGCGGTCGCGGGGTACGAGGTCCCGGGCGATGCGGTGGCGGATCGGCGCGTCGTGAACGTCGCAGCGGCAGCGGCAGCCTCGCCTGCGGGCGGCACCGAGAACAGCACACCATTCGAACTGGTGACCACCGTGTACCCCGCGGACGATGGCGAGGGTCCCGGTGGCCCGGGCGCGCCAGGCGGACCCGGCAGCCCTGGTGGCCCCGGGACGCCCGGCGGCCCCAGCGTGATCGGTGAGACGGGCGGGGTGGGGCCGCTCGGCGCGGCCGCCATCGCCGCCCTGCTGCTCGTGCTCGGCGCGCTGCTCGCCAGCAAGCGGCTCGCGCGTCAGCAACGTGGCTAATCTGGCCCGCCCTGTGGCAAAAGTCGCCCTGTCCCGTGAGTTCCGGCTCCGGGCAGGGTAGACTCTGCCCTAACAACTGAACACGCCGTGTAGGCATTGCGGGAGAGACCGGGTCAGCCCCGGCGCCGTAGGAGCAAACCCTCCCCGGGAAACTCTCAGGCCCCTGTACCGCAACGCGTAGGCAACTCTGAAAAGCAGCGGGCTTCCCGCTCACCGAAGGTGCAAGGGCGCAGTGGTGGTTTCACTCGCTCGAATCTCTCAGGTCACAGTACAGAGCGGGGAGGATCTTTACGTTGGTCGCGCCCGACCCCGATATTGGAGATCCTCTGTGACATCACCAGCACTGTCCGTACCCTTCGAGAACCGCCACATCGGCGTCACCTCCGACGCCGACCAGCGGGTCATGCTCGACGCGCTCGGGTTCGAGAGCCGCGCGGCCCTCGTTGACGCCGCCGTTCCGGCCGCGATCCGGAGCGCGCGCCCGCTCGACCTGCCCGACGCGCTGAGCGAGGAGGGGGTCCTCGCAGAACTTCGCGGCCTCGCCTCGCAGAACGTCGTGAAGACGCAGCTCATCGGGCAGGGCTTCTACGGCACGCACACGCCGCCGGTGATCCGCCGCAACGTGCTCGAGAGCCCCTCCTGGTACACGGCGTACACGCCCTACCAGCCCGAGATCTCGCAGGGCCGCCTCGAGGCGCTCCTGAATTTCCAGACCATGGTGTCTGATCTCACAGGCCTGCCCATCGCGAACGCGTCCATGCTTGACGAGGCCTCGTCCGCGGCGGAGGCCGTGCTGCTCATGCGCCGCGCGAACAAGTCGAAGGCCGACGCGAAGACTGTGGTCGACGCAAACCTCTTCCCGCAGACGATCGCCGTCATCACTGGCCGCGCTGAAGCGCTCGGCTTCGACGTTGAGGTCGCGGACCTCTCCACGGGCCTGCCCGACGGCGAGATCTCGGGCATCGTGCTGCAGCAGCCGGGCAACGACGGCGCGGTCGTCGACCACGCGGCGGTGATCCAGGCGGCGAAGGATCGCGGCGCGATGGTCACCATCGCGGCCGACCTCCTCGCGCTCACGCTCATCACCTCGCCGGGCGAGCAGGGCGCCGACATTGCGGTCGGCAACACTCAGCGGTTCGGCGTGCCGCTGTTCTTCGGGGGCCCGCACGCGGCGTTCCTCGCGGTGCGGGAGGGCCTCGAGCGCTCGCTCCCGGGTCGCCTCGTCGGCGTCTCGAAGGATCAGGAAGGCCGCACGGCCTACCGGTTGGCGCTCCAGACGCGCGAGCAGCACATCCGCCGCGAGAAGGCGACAAGCAACATCTGCACCGCGCAGGCGCTCCTCGCGATCACCGCGTCGATGTACGCCGTCTACCACGGCCCCGACGGGCTCAAGCGGATCGCCCAGCGCACGCACGCGCACGCTCGCGCGCTCGCCGCAGCCCTCGCGGGCGTCGGGGTGGAACTCGTGCGCGACTCGTTCTTTGACACCCTCTGGGCGCGGGTTCCGGGCCTCGCTTCGAAGATCGTCGCCGTCGCGGCTGACGCCGGGCTGAACCTTCGGCTCGTCGACGAAGACACCGTCGGTATCTCGCTCGACGAGACGACGACCGCGCAGACCGTTGCGGCCGTCGCCGAGGTCTTCGGCGCGACGGCCCCCGAGGCTGTCGAAGCGGGCGACTACGCCTTCTCGGCCGAGCTCACCCGCACGAGCGAGTACCTCACCCACCCGATCTTCCACGAGGTCCGCTCGGAGACGCAGATGCTGCGCTACCTCCGCCGCCTCGCCGACCGCGACCTCGCGCTCGACCGGACGATGATCCCGCTCGGCTCGTGCACGATGAAGCTCAACTCGACCGCCGAGATGGAATCGATCTCGTGGCCAGAGTTCGCGGGGATCCACCCGTACGTCCCCGCCGACCAGAGCGCGGGCTGGCGCGAGCTCATCGGCCGCCTCGAGAACTGGCTGCTTGAGATCACCGGCTACGCGGGCATCTCGCTACAGCCGAACGCCGGCTCGCAGGGCGAGTACGCGGGCCTCCTCGCGATCCGCAGCTACCACCTCGCGAACGGTGACGACGGCCGCGACGTCTGCCTCATCCCCGAATCCGCGCACGGCACGAACGCCGCGTCTGCGGTGCTCGCCGGCATGCGCGTCGTCATCGTGAAGAACACGCCGACGGGCGCGATCGACCTCGACGACCTCGACGCGAAGATCGAGCAGCACCAGGCGGCGCTGTCGGCCATCATGATCACCTACCCGTCGACCTACGGCGTCTACGACGCTGACGTGCGGGACGTCTGCGACCGCGTGCACGCGGCAGGCGGCCAGGTATACATCGATGGCGCGAACATGAACGCGCTCGTCGGCCTCGGCAAGCCGGGCGAGTTCGGGGGCGACGTCTCCCACCTGAACCTGCACAAGACGTTCGCGATCCCGCACGGCGGCGGCGGGCCCGGCGTCGGCCCGGTCGCGGTCGCCGAGCACCTGAAGCCGTTCCTGCCGGGCAACCCGGCCGCGGGCCTCGCGGCCGACGGGATCCAGACGACCGACGGGATCCCCGTCGCGGCGACCCTGTTCGGTTCCGCTGGCGTCCTGCCGATCTCGTTCGCGTACGTCGCGATGATGGGCGGCGAGGGGCTCACCCGCGCGACCGAGACCGCGCTGCTCTCGGCGAACTACATCGCCGCGCGCCTCCGCGAGCACTTCCCGGTGCTGTTCACCGGCGAGACCGGACTCGTCGCGCACGAGTGCATCCTCGACCTGCGCGAGCTCACCGCGAAGTCAGGCGTCACCGCCGAGGACGTGGCGAAGCGCCTCATCGACTTCGGCTTCCACGCGCCGACGCTCGCGTTTCCGGTTCCGGGCACGCTCATGGTCGAGCCCACCGAGTCCGAGGATCTCGGCGAGATCGAGCGGTTCATCGAGGCGATGATCCAGATCCGCGCCGAGATCGACGACGTCATCGCGGGCACCTACGCGATCGAGGCGTCGCCGCTGCGCGGCGCACCGCACCCCGCCGCCGTCGTCGTCTCCGACAGCTGGGACCGCGCGTACACCCGCGAGCAGGCCGCGTTCCCGAGCGAGCGCCTGCGCGTCGACAAGTACTTCCCGCCCGTCTCGCGCATTGATGGCGCGTTCGGCGACCGCAACCTTGTCTGCTCCTGCCCGCCCATCGAAGCCTACGAGGACTAATCATGACTGAGCACACGACCGAGCAGCCAAAGCACACGTCGCTGCACGCCGAGCACGAGAAGCTCGGCGCATCGTTCACCGACTTCGGCGGCTGGGATATGCCGCTGAAGTACGGCAGCGAACTCGCCGAGCACCGCGCCGTGCGGGAGGCCGCCGGCCTCTTCGACCTGTCGCATATGGGGGAGGTCTGGGTGTCGGGCGACGACGCCGCTGCGTTCCTGAACACCGCCCTCGTCGGCAACTTCGCAGTGACGGCCGTCGGGAAGGCGAAGTACTCACTCATCGTGAACGCCGACGGCGGCATCGTCGACGACCTCATCGTCTACCGCATCGCCGAGACGCGCTTCCTCGTCGTGCCGAACGCGGGCAACGCCCCGACGGTCGCGCGCCTCCTCACCGAGCGGGCCGAGGATTTCGCCGTCGAGGTCACCGACGCGTCGGCCGACACTGCCCTTATTGCCGTGCAGGGGCCGAACTCCGAGGCGATCGTGCGGGCCGTCGTCGCAACCGACGACGAGCGCGCCGCGGTCGCGGACCTCGCGTACTACGCGTGGACGGCGGTCACGGTCTCGGGCATCGACGTGCTGCTCGCGCGCACCGGGTACACCGGCGAGGACGGCTTCGAGCTGTACATCCCGGCCGATCGCGCGCCGGAGCTCTGGCAGCTGCTGCTCGCCGCGGGGGAGGGCCACGGCCTCACCCCGTGCGGCCTCGCCTCGCGTGACTCCCTGCGCCTCGAGGCAGGCATGCCCCTCTACGGCAACGAACTGAGCGTCGACACGACCCCGTTCGAGGCGAACCTCGGCGGCGTCGTCTCGTTCAAGAAGACCGAGAACTTCGTCGGACGCGCCGCGCTCGAGGCGGCGAAGGCTGCCGGGTCGCGCCGCGTACTCGTCGGGCTCAAGGGCCTCGGGCGCCGCGCTGGTCGCGGCGGCTACGCGGTGTTCACACCAGCATCCGAGGTTACCGACGAGGCGCCGCGCGAGATCGGCGTCATCACGAGCGGGCAGCCCAGCCCGACCCTCGGCTACCCGATCGCCCTCGCGAAGCTCGACGCGAGCTTCGCCGAGCCGGGCACGACCGTCGAGGTCGACCTGCGCGGCAAGCGCGAGCCGTTCGAGGTCGTCGCGCTCCCGTTCTACACGCGCAGCGCGTAGCCCCGGCCGTGCGGCAACGAACGCCGCACGGCACCACCGAGCACCCCCACACCACCCCACAGAAAGAACACGAGAACCCCATGAGCCAGGTACACGCAGGATTCCGCTACTCCGACGAGCACGAGTGGATCGACGATCAGAGCCCCGCAACCGTCGGCGTCAGCCAGGTCGCGGCCGACGCGCTCGGCGACGTCGTCTACATCGAGCTGCCCGAGGTCGGTGCGCAGCTCACCGCCGGCGAGGTCTGCGGTGAGATCGAGTCGACGAAGTCGGTCTCCGACCTCTACAGCCCGGTCACGGGCGAGGTCGTCGAGATCAACGACGCCGTCGTTACAGACCCCGCGCTCGTAAACAGCGACCCCTACGGCGCGGCGTGGCTGTTCCGCGTCGCCGTCACGGCGGAGGGCCCGCTGCTCTCGGCCGAGGAGTACGCCGCCGCGAACGACGCCACCGTCGCGTAACGCGACCCCATCACCCCACACCCCGAAAGGCAGGCCGCAGCGTGGCGATCAGCGTCTTCGATCTTTTTTCCGTCGGGATCGGGCCATCGAGCTCACACACCGTCGGACCGATGCGCGCCGGCCATGCGTTCGTGGCGGGTATCGCCGCACGCGGCCAGCTTGACGGGGTAGCCGGGCTGCGGGTGGACCTCTTCGGTTCGCTCGCGGCCACCGGCCACGGGCACGGCACCTTCACCGCGGTGCTGCTCGGGCTCGAGGGTTTCGACCCCGAGACCGTGCTGCCCAGCGAGGTTGAGTCGGCGCTCGCGCGGATCGAGGAGACCGGCGAGCTGAGGGTTGGCGCCGAGCTCGGCACCGCGGCCCTCGGGGCGGGGCCGGCGATCGTGCCGTTCGGCGTCGCCGACATGGTGCTGCGCCCGCTGACCGTGCTCGAAACGCACACGAACGGTATGCGGTTTGCAGCGCTCGACGCCGCGGGCGAGGTGCTCGACGAGCAGACCTACTACTCGGTCGGCGGCGGCTTCATCGTGCGCGACGGGG
Protein-coding regions in this window:
- a CDS encoding DUF7507 domain-containing protein, with product MNEGTAVAEIDATDHLAGLLDDAGDVRILDVAVTPSNRVVMAEVVGETIRVTGEIEPGDTAVVTYEAVVADAGAGDGPLENYLVRGDAEPPAACDDGNLLCTVHFVPQVAIEKSFDRQSWRDLDGSGTVSIGDQLSFGFTVTNTGRTTLSPVTVTDPMLAEAGVTVVCDASRLAPGAQTSCAQNRAYVVSADDVEAGKIVNVATATGGHAGPAGTVHAESNTVEVPIVPVESGLTLVKRLDKSVHQTGVEDVNGNGLPDEGDLVWFAFTLENTGDTIVRDPRIVDELLDEAGIAIECGADLIAPGATLDCAAVAGYAITAADVENERVVNTASALGQASTGAVIAPDATITVPVVEPAPGLAIKKSLNSAKGEGGIEDLDLSGTNSPGDLVWYAFDVTNTGNVAVADLRVVDGLLADAGITVSCESADLAPGAETRCVADAGLAMTPDDAANGKLTNTATAAATAPGGDTVAAKESVHELPVVPARVSLAIDKALNDAEGAGGITDSNGNGLIDAGDLVWYAFTVSNTGEVPLSAVSISDAKLPGDGQITCAATSLAPGAETSCVATEGVAITAEEATSGVATNTATASAATAAGVSVESLPSTVDVPTAVAEPSLFAQKHLAGWSDLDGSGTLSRGDTLDYEFTVWNDGNTPLSALSVEDHLLADAGIGVTCAAVELAPGAHMTCAADAGYPVSASEAAAGEVVNTAVAVGAAGEAGEIRSPETALVTPVAPVHPALALIKRLNTDAPGGGTEDVNGDGLVNAGDAIWYAFEVVNQGDLPLTAVALEDALLTGAGVEVSCEVADPLLPHAVARCTADAGYEVTLDDEAAGRVHNTARVTGETLLGDAVASPTAAHTTWLTVARPGIAIEKRLDRTEDLDSSGMVTAGDLLWYGFTVTNIGNVPLSAVAVDDPLLAEAGVDVTCAAGELAPGATVECAAVAGYEVPGDAVADRRVVNVAAAAAASPAGGTENSTPFELVTTVYPADDGEGPGGPGAPGGPGSPGGPGTPGGPSVIGETGGVGPLGAAAIAALLLVLGALLASKRLARQQRG
- a CDS encoding FKBP-type peptidyl-prolyl cis-trans isomerase; this translates as MKLSRLFIPTAIVGALLLSGCSTGSDTVISKDASGEACAPAGAASKSVKVTGDVGGEITLTSKTPIEAGDKIERTVLKNGEAKPFAEGQVATGNYTIFNGKTGEVINVAPDMKFPNEADQFADAKWAYEAVRCGSVGQRTVIVSSVADALGDVDPAERGFTGLSKTDAFVFVFDFTEAAEVCDDPKPRDEKYPEVDMGDGKTEPTITIPSCMEAPAELELKVLEEGDGPVVADNEKIMTNYVGVDWNGAERFDGNWSETGIEFSTAEGALVEGFRQAMIGQKVGSTILVTMPSEMGYNDGMTRTFVLQLVSKVE
- the rsmI gene encoding 16S rRNA (cytidine(1402)-2'-O)-methyltransferase; translation: MILLAATPIGNLGDASVRLRETLANATVIAAEDTRHTAQLLRLLEIDARPELVALHDHNEHDRAASLVERAKHEDIVLVSDAGMPTVSDPGFRVVQLAAEAGVQVSAIPGPSAVITALAVSGLPTDRFAFEGFLPRKAGERGRLLRDLAGERRTLVFFESPSRLATSLADLADAFGADRPAAVCRELTKLYEEVKRGGLAELTEWAKAGVRGEIVVVVGGATAAATSPEDALAEVLERVAAGDRLKDVTREVAEASGLSSKELYAAALAAKRG
- the dxr gene encoding 1-deoxy-D-xylulose-5-phosphate reductoisomerase; translated protein: MRRVVILGSTGSIGEQALDVISRHPDKFEVVALGTGRNAERLAEQATEFGVEHTGLGVDAAVQLARDVDADVVLNGITGSVGLAPTIAALEAGRTLALANKESLIVGGDLVKRLAKPGQIVPVDSEHSAIAQALRSGTHEEVRRLVLTASGGPFRGRTRDELHGVTPQQALAHPTWDMGRVITTNSATLVNKGLEVIEAHLLFDVPYDQIDIVVHPQSIVHSMVEFIDGSTIAQASPPDMRLPIALGLGWPDRLSNIGVPLDWTKAATWEFEPVDNDAFPALNLAKQVGAAKGTFPAVFNAANEEAVDAFHDGKISFTGIVDAVREVVDRHDGPAELTLESLAEAERWARAEAHRVFA